The Juglans microcarpa x Juglans regia isolate MS1-56 chromosome 8S, Jm3101_v1.0, whole genome shotgun sequence genome has a window encoding:
- the LOC121244070 gene encoding pathogenesis-related protein 5-like isoform X1, whose amino-acid sequence MGKEISELSPLLLLLISSGTMGSAAILSFVNECSYTVWPATFSGNGPTLGDGGFSLAPGQLVQLIADPGWSGRVWARTGCNFDSSGNGKCLTGECGSLNCIGDGQPPFTLAQFIIALGTTDNNFYDVSLVEGYNVGIRINATGGTSDCQYAGCIANLNCPPELQVVDVSGSVVACKSACEAFNAAQFCCADDYSTPQTCSRTQYSEMFKKACPNAYSYPYDDVSSRFTCSGSNFLITFCPKGL is encoded by the coding sequence GTTCAGCAGCCATTCTTTCCTTCGTGAATGAATGTAGCTACACAGTGTGGCCCGCAACTTTCTCTGGAAATGGTCCCACCCTCGGGGATGGTGGGTTTTCCTTGGCACCGGGACAATTGGTCCAGCTCATTGCAGATCCCGGCTGGTCCGGCAGGGTCTGGGCCCGAACTGGCTGCAACTTCGACTCCTCGGGCAACGGTAAATGCCTCACTGGTGAATGTGGCTCGCTGAATTGTATCGGAGATGGCCAGCCACCTTTTACGTTAGCCCAGTTCATCATCGCATTGGGAACCACCGACAATAACTTCTACGATGTCAGCCTGGTCGAAGGCTACAACGTCGGCATCCGCATCAATGCCACCGGCGGAACAAGTGACTGCCAGTACGCGGGCTGCATCGCCAACTTGAACTGTCCCCCGGAGTTGCAGGTGGTTGATGTTTCTGGCTCGGTGGTCGCGTGCAAGAGCGCGTGCGAGGCATTCAACGCGGCCCAGTTTTGTTGCGCCGACGACTACTCGACGCCACAAACTTGCTCGCGGACTCAGTACTCGGAGATGTTCAAGAAAGCGTGTCCGAACGCGTATAGCTACCCTTACGATGATGTTTCAAGCCGTTTCACTTGCTCTGGGTCGAATTTCTTGATCACGTTTTGCCCAAAAGGGTTGTGA
- the LOC121244070 gene encoding pathogenesis-related protein 5-like isoform X2 produces MGKEISKLFLLLLLLLLLISGSAAILSFVNECSYTVWPATFSGNGPTLGDGGFSLAPGQLVQLIADPGWSGRVWARTGCNFDSSGNGKCLTGECGSLNCIGDGQPPFTLAQFIIALGTTDNNFYDVSLVEGYNVGIRINATGGTSDCQYAGCIANLNCPPELQVVDVSGSVVACKSACEAFNAAQFCCADDYSTPQTCSRTQYSEMFKKACPNAYSYPYDDVSSRFTCSGSNFLITFCPKGL; encoded by the coding sequence GTTCAGCAGCCATTCTTTCCTTCGTGAATGAATGTAGCTACACAGTGTGGCCCGCAACTTTCTCTGGAAATGGTCCCACCCTCGGGGATGGTGGGTTTTCCTTGGCACCGGGACAATTGGTCCAGCTCATTGCAGATCCCGGCTGGTCCGGCAGGGTCTGGGCCCGAACTGGCTGCAACTTCGACTCCTCGGGCAACGGTAAATGCCTCACTGGTGAATGTGGCTCGCTGAATTGTATCGGAGATGGCCAGCCACCTTTTACGTTAGCCCAGTTCATCATCGCATTGGGAACCACCGACAATAACTTCTACGATGTCAGCCTGGTCGAAGGCTACAACGTCGGCATCCGCATCAATGCCACCGGCGGAACAAGTGACTGCCAGTACGCGGGCTGCATCGCCAACTTGAACTGTCCCCCGGAGTTGCAGGTGGTTGATGTTTCTGGCTCGGTGGTCGCGTGCAAGAGCGCGTGCGAGGCATTCAACGCGGCCCAGTTTTGTTGCGCCGACGACTACTCGACGCCACAAACTTGCTCGCGGACTCAGTACTCGGAGATGTTCAAGAAAGCGTGTCCGAACGCGTATAGCTACCCTTACGATGATGTTTCAAGCCGTTTCACTTGCTCTGGGTCGAATTTCTTGATCACGTTTTGCCCAAAAGGGTTGTGA